A stretch of Malus sylvestris chromosome 11, drMalSylv7.2, whole genome shotgun sequence DNA encodes these proteins:
- the LOC126591483 gene encoding uncharacterized protein At4g14342, with product MQASDRFNINSQLEHLQAKYVGTGHADMNRYEWAVNIQRDSYASYVGHYPLLSYFALAENESIGRERYNFMQKMLLPCGPPPEREDD from the exons ATGCAG GCCAGTGATAGGTTCAACATCAATTCCCAGCTTGAACATCTTCAAGCTAAATATGTTGGGACTGGACATGCTGATATGAATAGATA TGAATGGGCCGTGAATATCCAACGTGATAGCTACGCATCCTATGTTGGCCATTATCCACTTCTTTCGTACTTCGCTCTTGCGGAGAATGAGTCCATTGGAAGAGAACGCTACAACTTTATGCAG AAAATGCTTTTGCCATGCGGTCCTCCCCCGGAAAGAGAAGACGATTGA